GGCGATAATCCAGCCGGACCGCGCCATCCAGCAGGTCCAGAGCATCTTCCACCTGATCCCGCAGCAGCACAGTCTCATCCGTGGAGCGATAGGTTTCAGCCAACTGGACCATTTCAAGCGCCTGAGTCCAACTATCTTTGGCTGTGGCCGGGTCCGTCATCATGGCAGCCGCCTGTGCATATTGTTCAGCCTGTTGATAATAATATTCATACTGCTGGCTCTTGCCCTGGCTGAGGTAAACACCCACAGCCAGCGCCACAACTACTAACGGAACTGCCACAGCGATGAAGATCATCGAACTCTTAGACATCGTCGGTTCTGTGTCCTCAGGCGACCAATGCGCCACCAAATCCCGGAAGAAAGTCTGGATATTGGTCTTGACCTTTCGCCACCATTTCAGCGCAGCGGAAATCCCTTTCAGGCTTTTCTCCTCGAATTCAGCATTGCGCTGAAGAAGCATATCCCGATCCTGAGTTGGCTTTTCACGGCGGGCGCTCGGTCTGCCATGGGTCTGGTCAGCATCAACTTCCGGCTCAGAGCGCATATGGGATAGCGGTGTCTGCTGAGCAGATTGACGAGATGGTAGTTGAGTTCGCATCGGCTGCTCAGTTGGCGTTTGCTGAGGTGTTTCCCGAGCGGACATCTCCCTCCGGGGCTCCGCCTTGTGGGGCTGTTCAGGAATAACCGCTTCCTGCTCTTCCAGTGTTTTTTCCTTTGCCAGGTCCACCTTCTCAACAGGCACTTCCGGCTGGGCAGGAACGGGTACAATCACCTTCTCCTGCTCAACTGGCGGTTCTTCAATTACTGGCTTTTCACCTGTCTCTTGCACTGCAGGTTTTTCGGGTGTCGTTCCCCTGACAACCGGGCGGATCAGGTTGATCTTGCCTTCACCCACCAATAACTGCACCAGCGCCAAATCAAACCGGGAAGGTGCCTGATTGAGCAATCTCCGCCGGAGTTGATCCAGGCTGGGATAACTCTCCGAGAAGTGCAGGGAATCTTGCCAGTTTTCCAGGGGCGTGGTGGTAGAGAAGAAATAAGCACCGGTCCCAATCTCATCCTGATAATAACGGATGGTCGGCGTCCGGCTCACACCGAGGCCCCGGTCGGTCTGACTGGTATCGGTATGATGCTCCAACCCCTGATGATTCAATACAAAAGCGTGAGTCTGCCCAGCTTGAGCGATATAGAGGCTGCGGCGGTGGATCACGGCCATGTTCACAGCCGCTGTCACCGAGACGCCCTCGGCAGCGGTCTTGATGTTGCGCTCCATCAGGGTCAGGTTCAGCGTTTCGATCAAAGACCGCAGGGCGGCGGTCACCGTCCCGGCAGTTTTATAAAAGGTATGCGAAAGATGCTCCGTCCAGGTCTGAACGAGATCATCCGAGATTTCGTCCTTATCGGAAAATTGGAGGGCAAGGATCAACACGTCCTCTTCACGACCGCGGGCTGCGCGCCTGGGGGGTGAAAAGGCCTGAATCCCGGTAGAATCCGGTGTATTTCTGCCCTGCCGGAGATGGATGGGTAAGATGTTCAGATCATACATAGGCACCTGACCAGTAGTTCAATGAGTTAATACCTTCATTATACACACTAGTCCGCTAAGGTATAATCCCTCCTATGGAATTCAAAAAGATCGAAAATTTCAACGCATTTGCGAAATATACTGATGACTGGAATGCCCTGCTAAAACAATCCGTCAGTCCGGTTCCCTTTCTCACACCTGAATACCTCTCTGCCTGGTGGCAGACCCGAGGCGGCAGCGAATGGCCCGAGGATAGCGAACTGATCCTGATCACAGCTTTTGAGGGTGATGAGTTGGTGGGAATCGCGCCGCTCTTTGCCGCCAAAAACCAGGATGGCATCCCCGCCCTGATGTTTATTGGTGCAGTGGAGGTCTCCGACTACCTGGACTTCATCGTCACAGCGGAAATGCTGCCAGCCTTCCTCTCTGGCTTATTGGACTTCCTTATTAATAGCGACTCCATCCCCTCCTGGGATGTGCTTGACCTCCACAATCTGCTCGACAGCTCCCCCACCTTGGCCGCACTGCAGGCTGAAGCCAAAAAACGCGGCTGGCAGCATCAGCAGAGCCGGTTACAGCCCTCACCGATCGTCGCCCTGCCCGGTGACTTTGAGGCTTATCTGATGAGCCTGGAGAAGAAGCAGCGCCATGAGATCCGCCGCAAGCTCCGCAACGCCGAAGCGGACCCGGTAGAGCCGGGTATGTATTTTGTGGAAGATCCTGATATTCTGGATGCTGAGGTGAACGCCTTCATTAATATGATGGCTCAGGACCCCGAGAAAAAAGCCTTCCTGACCGCGCCCATGCGCGCCCACATGCACAATGTTGCCCGGGCAGCGCTTGAAAACGGCTGGCTGCACCTTTCTTTCTACACTCTGGATGGCAAGAAAGCCGCCGCGCACTTCTCCTTCATCTGGGAGGACCGGCTCTGGCTGTATAACTCAGGCTGGGAATGGGAATTCCGCAGCTATTCACCCGGCTGGCTGCTGTTGGCCAACCTGCTGCGCTGGGCCACGGAAAATGACATCACCGCCTTTGACTTCATGCGCGGTGACGAGGATTATAAGTATAAATTTGGGGGTGTGGATAGGTTTGTGGAGCGAGTGGTGATAAGGAAGTAAAATGTGAATGGGGAATAGAGAATGGTAATCGGTGGTTTACTCTTCTTGTCTAGCCGATCAGATGGAAGGAAAATTTTCTAGACAATGGAAGAGTCTTAATGTTATAAAGAGTGCAGAACCAGGTAGATTTTTAGATTATCATTAGCTCATCAATAGCAGAAGACAAAATGCCAAGCTTACCTGCTTTTTAACTCCTTTTACCTCTGCAGGCTGACAGGTTCAGACCTCTATCCAGGTTATGCCCAAAATAAATCAGGGAAACACTTATGGTTAATATGGAATTGAATCACATCACCCCCTGGTGGCAGCGCAGTAAAGCCCCCTGGTATGGGCAATTCTTTGAGGACATGCTCCTCCAGCCGGAGGACCCTCGCGAGATGCGCATCCAGGCGATCCGGGAAGGCATGCTGCCGCGCTACAAAAGCGGCAAGCGCAAGCTTTCCATTGCCCAGGCGCTTTCCGTCACCCGCTCATACCAGGAAACCGAAGGGCTGCACCCTGCCCTGCGGCGCGCCCTTGCGATGAAGCGGGTCTTCACTGAACTCCCCATTGCCCTTTTGCCGGGCCAGCTGCTGATGGGCGGCGCTTCCAGCGGCCCGCACATCATCGATTTCACCCCCGAGTTCTTTCCCCTCGACCTCCAGGCGTGGCAGCCGGACAGCTTCTTGACCGGTGGACTGAGGAGCGCTGACCAGTTTTATGTCTTTGATCCTGATGACCAGCAGGTCTTTGAACAGGAAATCTGGCCCTACTGGCGCACCCATGCCCGTTCACATTATTTTTACAATGAACTTAGCAGTCACTATCCCCAGGCCTGGGCCTATATGCGCGAGGCCGACTGTGCCCGTTACTCCCCGCTGATTGGCGGTGGTTTGGCCCATTCCATGCAGGATTATCTTTCCATCCTCCAGAAAGGGCTGCTGGGTGTCAAGCAGGAGATTCT
This Chloroflexota bacterium DNA region includes the following protein-coding sequences:
- a CDS encoding GNAT family N-acetyltransferase, translated to MEFKKIENFNAFAKYTDDWNALLKQSVSPVPFLTPEYLSAWWQTRGGSEWPEDSELILITAFEGDELVGIAPLFAAKNQDGIPALMFIGAVEVSDYLDFIVTAEMLPAFLSGLLDFLINSDSIPSWDVLDLHNLLDSSPTLAALQAEAKKRGWQHQQSRLQPSPIVALPGDFEAYLMSLEKKQRHEIRRKLRNAEADPVEPGMYFVEDPDILDAEVNAFINMMAQDPEKKAFLTAPMRAHMHNVARAALENGWLHLSFYTLDGKKAAAHFSFIWEDRLWLYNSGWEWEFRSYSPGWLLLANLLRWATENDITAFDFMRGDEDYKYKFGGVDRFVERVVIRK